The Labilithrix sp. genome contains a region encoding:
- a CDS encoding NTP transferase domain-containing protein — protein MTTDRIDKAIILAAGMGKRISKTPETQHTPKPLLPIHESGLTFVDWHLRALTAAGAREIYLVGSQATFGKQTQAMAKVPVTWIMNDFPGDTTGSGHSTHLAFTSKHGILDGKSRVVLMDADVVYDPTLFHDLAKAPGKKSKTLVCGTYRETDEEVMVFAGPDGVPLVHGKGLLGTPTVAALSCLGEATGLLLLEPEDHAHWLAAAAWCMKFSTAKTRSEHEDITQRLMLARALDVVSFRDDGRCMECDTPEEYATVRSEMVPRWLPSLPCCA, from the coding sequence ATGACGACCGATCGGATCGACAAGGCGATCATCCTCGCGGCGGGGATGGGCAAGCGCATCTCGAAGACTCCGGAGACGCAGCACACGCCGAAGCCGCTCTTGCCGATCCACGAGAGCGGCCTCACGTTCGTCGACTGGCACCTCCGCGCGCTCACCGCCGCGGGCGCGCGCGAGATCTACCTCGTCGGCTCGCAGGCCACGTTCGGCAAGCAGACACAGGCGATGGCGAAGGTCCCGGTGACGTGGATCATGAACGACTTCCCGGGCGACACGACGGGGAGCGGCCACTCCACCCACCTCGCGTTCACGAGCAAACACGGCATCCTCGACGGAAAATCGCGGGTCGTGTTGATGGACGCCGATGTCGTCTACGACCCCACGCTCTTTCACGACCTCGCGAAGGCGCCGGGGAAGAAGTCGAAGACGCTCGTCTGCGGCACGTACCGCGAGACGGACGAGGAGGTCATGGTCTTCGCCGGCCCCGACGGCGTACCGCTCGTCCACGGCAAGGGCCTCCTCGGCACGCCGACGGTGGCGGCCCTCTCGTGCCTCGGCGAGGCGACGGGCCTCTTGCTCCTCGAGCCGGAGGACCACGCCCACTGGCTCGCCGCGGCGGCGTGGTGCATGAAGTTCTCGACCGCGAAGACGCGCAGCGAGCACGAGGACATCACCCAGCGCCTGATGCTCGCGCGCGCCCTCGACGTCGTCTCCTTCCGCGACGACGGCCGCTGCATGGAGTGCGACACCCCCGAGGAGTACGCCACCGTCCGCAGCGAGATGGTCCCCCGCTGGCTCCCGAGCCTGCCCTGCTGCGCGTGA
- a CDS encoding CDP-alcohol phosphatidyltransferase family protein produces the protein MARSSAPPKDVVDALLDAATDPPNRLYRYPAARALLPILGRIPWLTPNHVTYVHIVFGLVAAGLVAFTEARIWLLVAFVASEIRMILDCFDGVLARAKGSSSPFGRALDEIADTIAAITMACAFTHRLQLGGTGVFVACAMLAIGGLCANAWDFYKRKLQTALKDDKDGPFEELRQKKALIEGGKGTLLGYWGVYFDCFQVLLYEVRPENGDAVGVIRRRAASPGMRRFAGLLGFLSFDNGLTIMHLGVLTGLFFETELFIVAYAFCMWITTMIGARVVLRDVEAEALA, from the coding sequence GTGGCTAGGAGCTCGGCTCCGCCGAAGGACGTCGTGGACGCGCTCCTCGACGCCGCGACGGATCCGCCGAACCGCCTCTACCGCTACCCGGCCGCGCGCGCGCTGCTCCCGATCCTCGGGCGCATCCCGTGGCTGACGCCGAACCACGTCACCTACGTCCACATCGTCTTCGGCCTCGTCGCGGCGGGCCTCGTCGCGTTCACGGAGGCGCGGATCTGGCTCCTCGTCGCGTTCGTCGCGTCGGAGATCCGGATGATCCTCGACTGCTTCGACGGCGTGCTCGCGCGCGCGAAGGGCTCGTCCTCGCCGTTCGGGCGCGCGCTCGACGAGATCGCCGACACGATCGCGGCGATCACGATGGCGTGCGCGTTCACGCACCGCCTCCAGCTCGGCGGCACCGGCGTCTTCGTCGCGTGCGCGATGCTCGCGATCGGCGGCCTCTGCGCGAACGCGTGGGACTTCTACAAGCGGAAGCTCCAGACCGCGCTCAAGGACGACAAGGACGGCCCGTTCGAGGAGCTCCGCCAGAAGAAGGCGCTCATCGAGGGCGGCAAGGGCACGCTCCTCGGCTACTGGGGCGTGTACTTCGACTGCTTCCAGGTCCTCCTCTACGAGGTGCGGCCCGAGAACGGCGACGCGGTCGGCGTCATCCGCCGCCGCGCGGCGAGCCCGGGCATGCGCCGCTTCGCGGGCCTCCTCGGCTTCCTCTCGTTCGACAACGGTCTCACCATCATGCACCTCGGCGTGCTGACGGGGCTCTTCTTCGAGACGGAGCTCTTCATCGTCGCGTACGCCTTCTGCATGTGGATCACGACGATGATCGGGGCCCGCGTCGTGCTCCGCGACGTCGAGGCGGAGGCGCTCGCATGA
- a CDS encoding aminotransferase class V-fold PLP-dependent enzyme: MKTILLNPGPVSMTAKVHAALTAEDVCHREPEFKALVGRVREKITAIYDTKAYTPVLVGGSGTAAVETMLAVIPRAGTTSLVVANGVYGERMAAMLKAQGKAHEVANAAAWTSPPDLAAAEKAIASGRFQHVLAVHHETTTGRLNDLAALGALCKKHGVPMLVDAVSSFAGEAVDFDAWNIEAAAATANKCVHGAPGVSFVLVKSEALARPSGATSVYLDLHKHAAEQAKGSTPFTLPTHVTFALDAALDELAASGGWRSRHATYAARSLRVRNQLKELGVKLLLESDGVYGSTLTSWTLPEGKTYEALHARLKSDGFVIYAGQGKFDGAIFRIAVMGEIGDGDLDRLCASLRAALGG; encoded by the coding sequence GTGAAGACCATCCTCCTGAACCCCGGCCCCGTCTCGATGACGGCGAAGGTCCACGCCGCCCTCACGGCGGAGGACGTGTGCCATCGCGAGCCGGAGTTCAAGGCGCTCGTCGGCCGCGTGCGCGAGAAGATCACGGCGATCTACGACACGAAGGCGTACACGCCCGTCCTCGTCGGCGGCTCCGGCACCGCCGCGGTCGAGACGATGCTCGCGGTCATCCCGCGCGCGGGGACCACCTCGCTCGTCGTCGCGAACGGCGTCTACGGCGAGCGCATGGCCGCGATGCTGAAGGCGCAAGGCAAGGCACACGAGGTCGCGAACGCGGCGGCGTGGACCTCGCCGCCCGATCTCGCGGCCGCCGAGAAGGCGATCGCGAGCGGGCGCTTCCAGCACGTCCTCGCGGTGCACCACGAGACGACGACGGGTCGCCTCAACGACCTCGCCGCGTTGGGTGCACTATGCAAGAAGCACGGCGTGCCGATGCTCGTCGACGCGGTCTCGTCGTTCGCGGGCGAGGCCGTCGACTTCGACGCCTGGAACATCGAGGCCGCGGCCGCGACCGCGAACAAGTGCGTCCACGGCGCGCCGGGCGTGTCGTTCGTGCTCGTGAAGAGCGAGGCGCTCGCGCGTCCGTCCGGGGCGACGAGCGTGTACCTCGATCTCCACAAACACGCGGCCGAGCAGGCGAAGGGCTCCACCCCCTTCACGCTGCCGACCCACGTGACGTTCGCCCTCGACGCCGCGCTCGACGAGCTCGCGGCGAGCGGCGGCTGGAGGTCGCGTCATGCGACCTACGCGGCGCGGTCCCTCCGCGTGCGGAACCAGCTCAAGGAGCTGGGCGTGAAGTTGCTCCTCGAGAGCGATGGCGTCTACGGATCGACGTTGACGTCGTGGACGCTCCCCGAGGGCAAGACGTACGAGGCGCTCCACGCGCGCCTCAAGAGCGACGGATTCGTGATTTACGCAGGACAAGGGAAGTTCGATGGAGCCATCTTCCGCATCGCAGTCATGGGAGAGATCGGAGACGGTGACCTCGACCGACTCTGCGCCTCGCTCCGCGCCGCGCTTGGTGGCTAG
- the aepY gene encoding phosphonopyruvate decarboxylase: MIEAKSFVETARQAGFGLYTGVPCSYVKPFINYVIDAQAHGPTDARGRPALSYVGAANEGDAVAIATGAELGGKRAITMMQNSGLGNAVSPLTSLNAIFRIPTLLIVTLRGEPGGPKDEPQHELMGQITTKMLETMNVGWEYFPTEESEVANAIERAVGHMNKTELPFCFVMKKDSVAPHKLTSKPTMRQVPPVDPAASLADFPAVRPSRTEVLRAVQKAAGPDDLLVATTGYTGRELYACDDRDNQLYMVGSMGCAAPFGLGLARARPDKRVIVLDGDGALLMRMGCLATLGYERPANLVHVLLDNEAHDSTGTQSTVTHSVDLGGCARACGYPDVARVADAAALEAALADRKNGLRFLHVKTRPGAPEDLPRPKITPREVAARLRQHLASGAAS, encoded by the coding sequence GTGATCGAGGCGAAGTCCTTCGTCGAGACGGCGCGCCAGGCCGGGTTCGGGCTCTACACGGGCGTCCCCTGCTCGTACGTGAAGCCGTTCATCAACTACGTCATCGACGCGCAGGCGCACGGCCCGACCGACGCGCGCGGCCGCCCCGCGCTCTCGTACGTCGGCGCGGCGAACGAGGGCGACGCGGTCGCGATCGCGACCGGCGCCGAGCTCGGCGGCAAGCGCGCGATCACGATGATGCAGAACTCGGGGCTCGGGAACGCGGTGTCGCCGTTGACGTCGCTCAACGCGATCTTCCGCATCCCGACGCTGCTCATCGTCACGCTGCGCGGCGAGCCCGGCGGACCGAAGGACGAGCCGCAGCACGAGCTGATGGGTCAGATCACGACCAAGATGCTCGAGACGATGAACGTCGGCTGGGAGTACTTCCCGACCGAGGAGAGCGAGGTCGCGAACGCGATCGAGCGCGCGGTCGGCCACATGAACAAGACCGAGCTGCCGTTCTGCTTCGTGATGAAGAAGGACAGCGTCGCGCCGCACAAGCTCACGTCGAAGCCGACGATGCGCCAGGTGCCGCCGGTCGATCCGGCCGCGTCGCTCGCCGACTTCCCCGCCGTGCGTCCCTCGCGCACGGAGGTGCTGCGCGCGGTGCAGAAGGCGGCCGGCCCGGACGATCTCCTCGTCGCGACGACGGGCTACACCGGGCGCGAGCTCTACGCGTGCGACGACCGCGACAACCAGCTCTACATGGTCGGTTCGATGGGCTGCGCGGCGCCGTTCGGCCTCGGCCTCGCGCGCGCGCGGCCGGACAAGCGCGTCATCGTCCTCGACGGCGACGGCGCGCTGCTCATGCGCATGGGCTGCCTCGCGACGCTCGGCTACGAGCGCCCCGCGAACCTCGTCCACGTGCTCCTCGACAACGAGGCGCACGACTCGACCGGCACGCAGTCGACGGTCACGCACTCGGTCGATCTCGGCGGCTGCGCGCGCGCGTGCGGCTACCCTGACGTCGCGCGCGTCGCGGACGCCGCCGCGCTCGAGGCCGCGCTCGCCGATCGCAAGAACGGCCTCCGCTTCCTCCACGTCAAGACGCGCCCCGGCGCACCGGAAGACCTCCCGCGCCCGAAGATCACGCCGCGCGAAGTGGCGGCGCGCCTTCGCCAGCACCTCGCCTCCGGAGCCGCGTCGTGA
- the aepX gene encoding phosphoenolpyruvate mutase yields MLRGPGLHFLMEAHNGLSAKIAEEAGFEGIWGSGLSISAALGVRDNNEASWTQVLEVVEFMADATKVPILLDGDTGYGNFNSARRLVTKLEQRGIAGVCIEDKLFPKTNSFIRGTAQPLADMFEHAGKIRAMKEAQRDDDFVVVARVEALIAGHGMEEAIKRGEEYRKAGADAVLIHSSKKNAAEILQFKKEWGDRLPLVIVPTKYYTTPTEAFREAGFKIVIWANHLMRSALATMQATAKQIFEDQSLINVEEKVAPLADVFRLQGEPELEKAEKAYLPQGGVVTRGIVLAAGRGDETLGDLVKDKPKTMLPIAGKPILGHILDAYRSANVRDLVVVRGFAKETVNLPGVTYADNDAWATTGEVASLATAKASLEGAACLVSYGDVVFKKHVLDELLDAEGDFVIAVDSLPASDDKSKPRRADWVIASEPHSRKTLLGHVTLKDMATAPDAPGITGEWTGILKTSAAGGKVIADLLGKLDAPELAKLSMPDLLRRLVKDGNGVRVVYSRGGWLDVNTLSDVVKGSNFQ; encoded by the coding sequence ATGCTTCGGGGGCCCGGCCTCCACTTCCTGATGGAGGCCCACAACGGCCTCTCGGCGAAGATCGCCGAAGAAGCCGGCTTCGAAGGGATCTGGGGCTCGGGCCTCTCGATTTCGGCCGCGCTCGGCGTGCGCGACAACAACGAGGCGAGCTGGACGCAGGTGCTCGAGGTCGTCGAGTTCATGGCCGACGCGACGAAGGTGCCGATCCTCCTCGACGGCGACACCGGCTACGGCAACTTCAACAGCGCGCGGCGCCTCGTCACGAAGCTCGAGCAGCGCGGCATCGCCGGCGTCTGCATCGAGGACAAGCTGTTCCCGAAGACGAACAGCTTCATCCGCGGCACCGCGCAGCCGCTCGCCGACATGTTCGAGCACGCGGGGAAGATCCGCGCGATGAAGGAGGCCCAGCGCGACGACGACTTCGTGGTCGTCGCCCGCGTCGAGGCGCTCATCGCGGGCCACGGCATGGAAGAGGCGATCAAGCGCGGCGAGGAGTACCGGAAGGCCGGCGCCGACGCGGTGCTCATCCACTCGTCGAAGAAGAACGCGGCCGAGATCCTCCAGTTCAAGAAGGAGTGGGGCGACCGGCTCCCGCTCGTGATCGTCCCGACGAAGTACTACACGACGCCGACGGAGGCCTTCCGCGAGGCCGGCTTCAAGATCGTCATCTGGGCGAACCACCTCATGCGCTCGGCGCTCGCGACGATGCAGGCGACGGCGAAGCAGATCTTCGAGGACCAGTCGCTCATCAACGTGGAGGAGAAGGTCGCGCCGCTCGCCGACGTGTTCCGCCTCCAAGGCGAGCCCGAGCTCGAGAAGGCCGAGAAGGCGTACCTCCCGCAGGGCGGCGTCGTCACGCGCGGCATCGTCCTCGCCGCCGGCCGCGGCGACGAGACGCTCGGCGACCTCGTGAAGGACAAGCCGAAGACGATGCTCCCGATCGCGGGCAAGCCGATCCTCGGGCACATCCTCGACGCCTACCGCTCCGCGAACGTGCGCGACCTCGTCGTCGTCCGCGGCTTCGCGAAGGAGACCGTGAACCTCCCCGGCGTCACGTACGCCGACAACGACGCGTGGGCGACGACGGGCGAAGTGGCCTCGCTCGCGACCGCGAAGGCCTCGCTCGAGGGCGCGGCGTGCCTCGTCTCCTACGGCGACGTCGTGTTCAAGAAGCACGTCCTCGACGAGCTCCTCGACGCCGAGGGCGACTTCGTGATCGCGGTCGACTCGCTGCCGGCGTCGGACGACAAGTCGAAGCCGCGCCGCGCGGACTGGGTCATCGCGTCGGAGCCGCACTCGCGGAAGACGCTCCTCGGCCACGTCACGCTGAAGGACATGGCGACGGCACCGGACGCGCCGGGCATCACCGGCGAGTGGACCGGCATCCTCAAGACCTCGGCCGCCGGCGGCAAGGTCATCGCCGATCTCCTCGGCAAGCTCGACGCGCCGGAGCTCGCGAAGCTCTCGATGCCGGACCTCCTCCGCCGCCTCGTGAAGGACGGCAACGGCGTGCGCGTCGTGTACTCGCGCGGCGGCTGGCTCGACGTGAACACGCTCAGTGACGTCGTGAAGGGGAGCAACTTCCAGTGA
- a CDS encoding glycoside hydrolase family 16 protein: protein MRRALGLLFLAFLGCLLGCDADAETEHGSQAVELAAARTIRFSGHDWIVKDGDGFGPGPNRWRADNVFVDDAGALHLRVARDASGRWSCAEIRSVEPFGWGTYRFDVEGRLDELPPQAVLGLFNYPRWGTPPDATSEIDVEIAQWGDPNADRGSFTLWGGGAEPLWSERFPLTLYGTHTSHAFEWRSDVVRFASRHGHGANGVPIALREHRPVGGAGEDPRPVHLNLWLFRGEEPPSGFEVVVRRFVYAP, encoded by the coding sequence GTGCGACGCGCGCTCGGCCTCCTCTTCCTCGCGTTTCTCGGGTGCCTCCTCGGCTGCGATGCCGACGCCGAGACGGAGCACGGGTCGCAGGCCGTGGAGCTCGCGGCGGCGCGGACGATCCGGTTCTCGGGTCACGACTGGATCGTGAAGGACGGCGACGGCTTCGGCCCCGGCCCGAACCGCTGGCGCGCCGACAACGTGTTCGTCGACGACGCCGGCGCGCTCCACCTCCGCGTCGCGCGCGACGCGAGCGGGCGCTGGAGCTGCGCGGAGATCCGGTCGGTGGAGCCCTTCGGCTGGGGCACCTACCGCTTCGACGTCGAAGGCCGCCTCGACGAGCTGCCGCCGCAAGCCGTGCTCGGCCTCTTCAACTACCCGCGCTGGGGCACGCCGCCGGACGCGACGAGCGAGATCGACGTCGAGATCGCGCAGTGGGGCGATCCGAACGCCGACCGCGGGAGCTTCACGCTCTGGGGTGGTGGGGCGGAGCCGCTCTGGAGCGAGCGCTTCCCGCTCACGCTCTACGGCACGCACACGTCGCACGCGTTCGAGTGGCGGAGCGACGTCGTCCGCTTCGCGAGCCGGCATGGTCACGGCGCGAACGGCGTCCCGATCGCGCTCCGCGAGCACCGGCCCGTCGGCGGCGCGGGCGAAGATCCGCGCCCGGTTCACCTGAATCTCTGGCTCTTCCGCGGCGAAGAGCCGCCCTCGGGCTTCGAGGTCGTCGTGCGCCGCTTCGTCTACGCGCCGTGA
- the mdh gene encoding malate dehydrogenase, with translation MPTRKKIGLIGAGNIGGELARLCANKELGDVVLFDIPAKESFAKGKALDLEQNSSILGYDSKLTGSSKWEDLAGADVLIVTAGIPRKPGQSRDDLVAVNLPIIRDVANNAKKHCPDAFVIVVSNPLDAMVYEYKRVTGCDRSKIAGMAGVLDSARFQLFLAREAGCSVKDVRAMVLGGHGDDMVPVLSMTTINGIPASTFIAKDKLQSIIERTRKGGGEIVNLMGTSAYYAPASAAVAMAEAYLLDQKRVLACAAYLDGEYGYKDTFMGVPVVVGGKGVEKIVDINLSEEEKGMLAKSAQSVQAVIDVVKAQ, from the coding sequence ATGCCCACCCGCAAGAAGATCGGTCTCATTGGCGCAGGCAACATCGGCGGCGAGCTCGCGCGGCTCTGCGCGAACAAGGAGCTCGGCGACGTCGTGCTCTTCGACATCCCTGCGAAGGAGAGCTTCGCGAAGGGCAAGGCGCTCGACCTCGAGCAGAACAGCTCGATCCTCGGCTACGACTCGAAGCTGACCGGCAGCTCGAAGTGGGAAGACCTCGCGGGCGCGGACGTCCTCATCGTCACCGCCGGCATCCCGCGCAAGCCGGGGCAGTCGCGCGACGACCTCGTCGCGGTCAACCTCCCGATCATCCGCGACGTCGCGAACAACGCGAAGAAGCACTGCCCCGATGCGTTCGTCATCGTCGTGTCGAACCCGCTCGACGCGATGGTCTACGAGTACAAGCGCGTCACCGGCTGCGACCGCTCGAAGATCGCGGGCATGGCCGGCGTCCTCGACTCCGCGCGCTTCCAGCTCTTCCTCGCGCGCGAGGCGGGCTGCAGCGTGAAGGACGTGCGCGCGATGGTGCTCGGCGGCCACGGCGACGACATGGTGCCGGTGCTCTCGATGACGACGATCAACGGCATCCCCGCGTCGACCTTCATCGCGAAGGACAAGCTCCAATCGATCATCGAGCGCACGCGCAAGGGCGGCGGCGAGATCGTCAACCTCATGGGCACGAGCGCCTACTACGCGCCGGCGTCGGCCGCGGTCGCGATGGCGGAGGCGTACCTCCTCGATCAGAAGCGCGTCCTCGCGTGCGCGGCGTACCTCGACGGCGAGTACGGCTACAAGGACACCTTCATGGGCGTCCCGGTCGTCGTCGGCGGCAAGGGCGTCGAGAAGATCGTCGACATCAACCTCTCCGAGGAAGAGAAGGGCATGCTCGCCAAGAGCGCGCAGTCGGTCCAGGCCGTCATCGACGTCGTCAAGGCCCAGTGA
- a CDS encoding Ig-like domain-containing protein has protein sequence MVRRLALLFCVLVAVIACAETRQPTLEATATTTTLAPGQSANVIVTRRFPGGGPIENVTDRVAFTVTPRDVLDVEPDGVVSPGSQSGNATLRIDDPDSEASTSLSFVVLGSKVASLRIDPTPTAALAPGQIRIFTAVTTFEGGAIDDATARVQWSSSNEAAATVGRTQGSFGVVTAIAEGETTITALDVASNVEARTVVVVRGAAPSLVAINVTPNPATVAVGAPFPFVATGVYANGNTVDVTRSAAWSTSDATKATIDGNGVAVGVAIGDVTVTAADGASGIKGSAALKVQ, from the coding sequence ATGGTGCGCCGGCTCGCTCTCCTCTTCTGTGTCCTCGTCGCGGTGATCGCGTGCGCCGAGACGCGGCAGCCGACGCTCGAGGCGACCGCGACCACGACGACGCTCGCGCCGGGCCAGAGCGCGAACGTCATCGTGACGCGCCGCTTCCCCGGCGGCGGTCCGATCGAGAACGTGACCGATCGCGTGGCGTTCACGGTCACGCCGCGCGACGTGCTCGACGTGGAGCCGGACGGCGTCGTCTCGCCCGGCTCCCAGAGCGGCAACGCCACGCTGCGGATCGACGATCCCGACAGCGAAGCGTCGACGTCGCTCTCTTTCGTCGTCCTCGGCTCGAAGGTCGCGTCGCTGCGGATCGATCCGACGCCGACCGCCGCGCTCGCGCCGGGACAGATCCGCATCTTCACCGCCGTCACCACCTTCGAAGGCGGCGCGATCGACGACGCGACGGCGCGCGTGCAGTGGTCGTCGTCGAACGAGGCCGCGGCCACGGTCGGTCGCACGCAGGGCTCGTTCGGCGTCGTGACCGCGATCGCGGAGGGGGAGACGACGATCACGGCGCTCGACGTCGCGAGCAACGTCGAGGCGCGCACCGTCGTCGTCGTGCGCGGCGCGGCGCCCTCGCTCGTCGCGATCAACGTCACGCCGAACCCGGCCACCGTCGCGGTGGGCGCGCCGTTCCCGTTCGTCGCGACCGGCGTCTACGCGAACGGCAACACCGTCGACGTCACGCGCTCGGCGGCGTGGTCGACCTCCGACGCGACGAAGGCGACGATCGACGGAAACGGCGTCGCGGTGGGTGTCGCGATCGGCGACGTCACCGTCACCGCCGCCGACGGCGCGAGCGGGATCAAGGGCTCCGCCGCGCTCAAAGTGCAGTGA
- the sucC gene encoding ADP-forming succinate--CoA ligase subunit beta — MKIHEYQGKQVFAKYGVPVPKGYPAFTVDEAEAAAKKLKAETGKDIVVVKSQIHAGGRGKGGGVKVAKSGAAEARQHAEKILGMQLITPQTGPEGQKVRRLYIEEGADILRELYLGALVDRDTRRIAFMASTEGGMDIEKVAHDTPEKILTVYVDPVVGLMPYQARELAFGLELMQHGKETVAKFVRLISALYRCVIEEDCSLIEVNPLAIMKNGDVIALDSKINFDDNAEFRHKSWTELRDKDEEDPVELEAKEAGLNYVSLDGNVGCLVNGAGLAMATMDIIKHAGEKHGVAPANFLDVGGGATQEQVTQAFSMILKSDKVKAIFVNIFGGIMKCDVIASGVVAAAKELGLKVPLVVRLEGTNVDLGRKILNESGLAIQAATNMADGAQKIVDAVSKGASK, encoded by the coding sequence GTGAAGATTCACGAGTACCAGGGCAAGCAGGTCTTCGCGAAGTACGGCGTTCCGGTCCCGAAGGGGTATCCGGCCTTCACCGTCGACGAAGCGGAGGCGGCAGCGAAGAAGCTCAAGGCCGAGACCGGCAAGGACATCGTCGTCGTCAAGTCGCAGATCCACGCCGGTGGTCGCGGCAAGGGCGGCGGCGTGAAGGTCGCGAAGAGCGGCGCCGCCGAGGCGCGCCAGCACGCCGAGAAGATCCTCGGCATGCAGCTCATCACGCCGCAGACCGGGCCGGAGGGCCAGAAGGTCCGCCGCCTCTACATCGAGGAGGGCGCCGACATCCTCCGCGAGCTGTACCTCGGCGCGCTCGTCGATCGCGACACGCGGCGCATCGCGTTCATGGCGTCGACCGAAGGCGGCATGGACATCGAGAAGGTCGCGCACGACACGCCGGAGAAGATCCTGACCGTGTACGTCGACCCCGTCGTCGGCCTCATGCCCTACCAGGCGCGCGAGCTCGCGTTCGGCCTCGAGCTGATGCAGCACGGCAAGGAGACGGTCGCGAAGTTCGTCCGCCTCATCAGCGCGCTCTACCGCTGCGTGATCGAGGAGGACTGCTCGCTCATCGAGGTCAACCCGCTCGCGATCATGAAGAACGGCGACGTCATCGCCCTCGACTCGAAGATCAACTTCGACGACAACGCGGAGTTCCGTCACAAGTCGTGGACCGAGCTCCGCGACAAGGACGAGGAGGACCCGGTCGAGCTCGAGGCGAAGGAGGCGGGCCTCAACTACGTGTCGCTCGACGGTAACGTCGGCTGTCTCGTCAACGGCGCCGGCCTCGCGATGGCGACGATGGACATCATCAAGCACGCGGGCGAAAAGCACGGCGTCGCGCCGGCGAACTTCCTCGACGTCGGCGGCGGCGCGACGCAGGAGCAGGTGACGCAGGCCTTCAGCATGATCCTGAAGAGCGACAAGGTGAAGGCGATCTTCGTCAACATCTTCGGCGGCATCATGAAGTGCGACGTGATCGCGAGCGGCGTCGTCGCGGCGGCGAAGGAGCTCGGCCTCAAGGTGCCGCTCGTCGTCCGGCTCGAGGGCACGAACGTCGACCTCGGTCGCAAGATCCTGAACGAGAGCGGCCTCGCGATCCAGGCCGCGACCAACATGGCCGACGGCGCGCAGAAGATCGTCGACGCTGTTTCCAAGGGAGCGAGCAAGTGA
- the sucD gene encoding succinate--CoA ligase subunit alpha, with product MSILVGKDTKLIVQGITGGAGSFHAKQMIEYGTQVVGGVTPTRGGEKFEARGPASSGGQDKAVPVFNTVKEAVKSTGANATVIFVPPPGAADAILEAFDADLDLVICITEGIPVVDMLGVRRVLEAKQNAARLAGKKVPYLVGPNCPGVITPGACKIGIMPGHIHKVGNIGVVSRSGTLTYEAVGQLTALGIGQSTCVGIGGDPVNGMDFVDVLELFQADPDTHGVIMIGEIGGGAEERGAEFIKNKMTKPVAAFIAGTTAPPGKRMGHAGAIISGGKGTAAAKIEALTAAGAKVAPTPSDMASTLKSMMT from the coding sequence GTGAGCATCCTCGTCGGTAAAGACACGAAGCTGATCGTCCAGGGCATCACCGGCGGCGCGGGCTCGTTCCACGCGAAGCAGATGATCGAGTACGGCACGCAGGTCGTCGGCGGCGTCACGCCGACGCGCGGCGGCGAGAAGTTCGAGGCTAGGGGCCCCGCGTCTTCGGGGGGACAAGACAAGGCGGTCCCCGTGTTCAACACGGTGAAGGAGGCGGTGAAGTCGACCGGCGCGAACGCGACCGTGATCTTCGTCCCGCCGCCGGGCGCGGCCGACGCGATCCTGGAGGCCTTCGACGCGGACCTCGATCTCGTCATCTGCATCACCGAGGGCATCCCCGTCGTCGACATGCTCGGCGTGCGGCGCGTCCTCGAGGCGAAGCAGAACGCGGCGCGCCTCGCCGGCAAGAAGGTGCCGTACCTCGTCGGCCCGAACTGCCCCGGCGTCATCACGCCGGGCGCGTGCAAGATCGGGATCATGCCGGGCCACATCCACAAGGTCGGCAACATCGGCGTCGTCTCGCGCTCGGGCACGCTCACGTACGAGGCGGTCGGCCAGCTGACCGCGCTCGGCATCGGGCAGTCGACGTGCGTCGGCATCGGCGGCGATCCGGTCAACGGCATGGACTTCGTCGACGTGCTGGAGCTCTTCCAGGCCGACCCCGACACGCACGGCGTCATCATGATCGGCGAGATCGGCGGCGGCGCGGAGGAGCGCGGCGCCGAGTTCATCAAGAACAAGATGACGAAGCCTGTCGCGGCGTTCATCGCCGGCACGACGGCTCCGCCGGGCAAGCGCATGGGCCACGCCGGCGCGATCATCTCCGGCGGCAAGGGCACCGCCGCCGCGAAGATCGAGGCGCTCACCGCCGCCGGCGCGAAGGTCGCCCCGACCCCGAGCGACATGGCGAGCACGCTCAAGTCGATGATGACCTGA